AGCGGTGTCGTCGATGCCGCGCGTTCGAGACTCGGGAGTGGTGCGGATGGTGGTGCGAGCGCAGCGGCCCGCTCCGCGGACCCGGCGGCCGGTCGACGCGGCCCCGGAGTCGCTGACCTGCGCGTTGGCGGCCACGGTCCTGGAGGAGACCTACCGCTACCTGGACGAGACCTACGCGGTGCTCGGGCTGGCCCGCTGGAACCAGCCACCGGCCGAAGCGCTCCAGCAGGCCCGCACCCTCGAACCGCGCGAGGACGACGCCCCGGAGCGCGCGCCGAGCGGCACGGCCGAGCGCGGTGGGCGCGCAGCGGCGCCGCGCGCCCACGACCGGCTCAGCCGTCGCCCAGCGCCGCCCACTCCTCGTCGGTGAGCAGGCGGGACCGGATGAGGAACCGGACGCCGTCGGGCGCCTCCAGCGAGAACCCGCTGCCCCGGCCGGGCACCAGGTCGATCGTGAGGTGGGTGTGCTTCCAGTACTCGAACTGCGCGCGCGACATCCACACCGGGACGGGCTCGTCGACGCCGTCCACCACCAGGTCACCCAGGTGCACGTCGGCCGCGCCGGTGCGGAACTCGCCCGCCGGGTAGCACATCGGCGCGCTGCCGTCGCAGCAGCCACCGGACTGGTGGAACATGACCGGCCCGTGCCGCGCCCGGAGGCGGCGGACCTGCGCCGCCGCCTCCGGGGTGACGTCCACTCGGCCCATCAGAAGAACCCCTGGGCGTTCTCCGAGTAGCTGACCAGGAGGTTCTTGGTCTGCTGGTAGTGCTCCAGCATCATCTTGTGGGTCTCGCGGCCGATGCCGGACTGCTTGTAGCCGCCGAAGGCCGCGTGCGCCGGGTAGGCGTGGTAGTTGTTCACCCACACCCGGCCCGCCTGGATGTCGCGCCCGGCGCGGTAGGCGGTGTTGCCGTCGCGGGACCACACCCCGGCGCCGAGGCCGTAGAGCGTGTCGTTGGCGATCTTCATCGCGTCGTCGTAGTCCTGGAACCGCGTGACGGACACGACCGGGCCGAAGATCTCCTCCTGGAAGATCCGCTGCTCGTTGCGCCCCTCGAAGATGGTCGGCGCGACGTAGTAGCCGCCGGCCAGCTCGCCCTCCAGCTCGACCCGGTGGCCACCGGTGCGCACCGTCGCGCCCTCGGCCTTGCCGATGTCGATGTAGGACAGGATCTTCTCCAGCTGGTCGTTGCTGGCCTGCGCGCCGATCTGGGTCTCGGTGTCCAGCGGGTGGCCCTGCTTGACCTGCTCGGTGCGCGCCACCGCCTCGGCGAGGAAGTCCTCGTAGATGTCGTCCTGCACCAGCGCCCGCGACGGGCAGGTGCACACCTCGCCCTGGTTGAGCGCGAACATGGTGAAGCCCTCGAGCGCCTTGTCGTAGAAGGCGTCCCGCTCCGCGGCGACGTCGGCGAAGAAGATGTTCGGGCTCTTGCCGCCGAGCTCCAGCGTGACCGGGATGATGTTCTCGCTGGCGTACTGCAGGATCAGCCGACCGGTCGTGGTCTCGCCGGTGAAGGCCACCTTGCGCACCCGCGGGCTGGCGGCCAGCGGCTTGCCCGCTTCCACGCCGAAGCCGTTGACCACGTTGACCACCCCGGCGGGCAGCAGGTCGGCGATCAGGTCCAGCAGCACGTGGATCGACGCCGGGGTCTGCTCGGCGGGCTTGAGCACCACCGCGTTGCCGGCGGCCAGCGCGGGCGCCAGCTTCCAGGTCGCCATCAGCAGCGGGAAGTTCCACGGGATGATCTGGCCGACCACGCCGAGCGGTTCGTGGAAGTGGTAGGCGACGGTGTTGTCGTCGATCTGCGAGATCGCGCCCTCCTGGGCGCGCAGCGCACCGGCGAAGTACCGGAAGTGGTCGATGGCCAGCGGGATGTCGGCGGCCAGCGTCTCGCGGATCGGCTTGCCGTTGTCCCAGCTCTCCGCGACCGCCAGCCGCTCCAGGTTCTGCTCCATCCGGTCGGCGATGCGCAGCAGGGTGGACGCCCGCTCGGCGGGCGACGTGCGGCCCCACGCCGGCGCGGCGCCTTCGGCGGCGTCCAGGGCGCGTTCGACGTCCGCCGCGGTGCCGCGGGCGACCTCGGTGAAGTCCTGGCCGGTGACCGGGGTCGGGTTGGTGAAGTACTCGCCCCCGGCCGGGGCGACGTGCTCGCCGCCGATGAAGTGGTCGTAGCGGGAGCGGAACTCCACCACCGAGCCCGGCGTCCCCGGGGCTGCGTACCGTGCCATCTGTGCCTCCTCCTCGCGGCCGGTGTCGCCGCACGAAGTGATCGCGTGGCCGCGAAGCTAGGCACCGCGACGTTGCACCGGCGTTGCGCCGAGCGCGGTGGTTCCGGGGACGGCTTCGGAGCCTTATCGTGGTGTGGCTCACGTGGTTCGCGTAGATCCGGGGAGCGGCGATGCGGCCCGAGCACCTCGACGCAGCGGTGCCCGAACCAGCGGACCAGCGGCGCTACACCCGCGCGCTGGCCTCGGCCCGGGAGGCCGTGCTCGCTGGTCAGCGCCCCCGCGTGCCGGTGCGGTCGCCGATCATCGACTCCTGGCGGCGGGTGCGTCGGCACGGGCTCGACCCGGACCGGGGCCGGGACGTCGAGCCGGTGTCGCTGACCGAGGTGGAGTGGCGCCGCCAGCGGTGCGGTCTGGCCGGCGACCCGTGGCGGACGCTGCGCACCGGTCTGCTGCCCGCCGCCGACAGCGCCGGGCACATCGTGGTCGTGGTCGACCGTGACGGCCGGCTGCTGTGGCGGGAGGGCAACCGCGCGGTGCTGCGGCGCGCGGACCGGCTCGGGTTCGTCGAGGGCGCCAGCTGGGGCGAGCGCTCGGTCGGGACCAACGCGATCGGCACCGCGCTCGTCGAGGGCCGCCCGCTGCACGTCCACGCCACCGAGCACTACGTGGGCACCCACCACCCCTGGACCTGTGCCGCCGCGCCCGTCCACGACCCCCGCGACGGCCGGCTGCTCGGCGTGGTCGACGTCAGCGGCCCGCGCGAGACCGTGCACCCGAGCATGCTCGCGCTGGTCAGCGCCGTGGCGGCGATGGCGGAGGCGCGGTTGCGCGAGGCCCACCGCGACCAGCTGGACCGGCTGCGGGCCATCGCCGCTCCGCTGCTGGCGCGCATCCCCGGGCAGGCGCTCGTCGTGGACCGCAACGGCTGGGTCGCCGCGTCGACCGGTCTGCCGCCC
This region of Saccharopolyspora hordei genomic DNA includes:
- a CDS encoding DUF779 domain-containing protein, which gives rise to MGRVDVTPEAAAQVRRLRARHGPVMFHQSGGCCDGSAPMCYPAGEFRTGAADVHLGDLVVDGVDEPVPVWMSRAQFEYWKHTHLTIDLVPGRGSGFSLEAPDGVRFLIRSRLLTDEEWAALGDG
- the exaC gene encoding acetaldehyde dehydrogenase ExaC, with product MARYAAPGTPGSVVEFRSRYDHFIGGEHVAPAGGEYFTNPTPVTGQDFTEVARGTAADVERALDAAEGAAPAWGRTSPAERASTLLRIADRMEQNLERLAVAESWDNGKPIRETLAADIPLAIDHFRYFAGALRAQEGAISQIDDNTVAYHFHEPLGVVGQIIPWNFPLLMATWKLAPALAAGNAVVLKPAEQTPASIHVLLDLIADLLPAGVVNVVNGFGVEAGKPLAASPRVRKVAFTGETTTGRLILQYASENIIPVTLELGGKSPNIFFADVAAERDAFYDKALEGFTMFALNQGEVCTCPSRALVQDDIYEDFLAEAVARTEQVKQGHPLDTETQIGAQASNDQLEKILSYIDIGKAEGATVRTGGHRVELEGELAGGYYVAPTIFEGRNEQRIFQEEIFGPVVSVTRFQDYDDAMKIANDTLYGLGAGVWSRDGNTAYRAGRDIQAGRVWVNNYHAYPAHAAFGGYKQSGIGRETHKMMLEHYQQTKNLLVSYSENAQGFF
- a CDS encoding helix-turn-helix domain-containing protein; this encodes MRPEHLDAAVPEPADQRRYTRALASAREAVLAGQRPRVPVRSPIIDSWRRVRRHGLDPDRGRDVEPVSLTEVEWRRQRCGLAGDPWRTLRTGLLPAADSAGHIVVVVDRDGRLLWREGNRAVLRRADRLGFVEGASWGERSVGTNAIGTALVEGRPLHVHATEHYVGTHHPWTCAAAPVHDPRDGRLLGVVDVSGPRETVHPSMLALVSAVAAMAEARLREAHRDQLDRLRAIAAPLLARIPGQALVVDRNGWVAASTGLPPIDRVALPAQLDAQRVWVPAFGDCVLEPLPEGVLLRPGGLQRAASARVVLDLRGPRPQLTVHRDSGSWSYRLSARHADVLAHLADHPEGCSAADLAGHLFADPARTVTVRAEMSRLRKRFGDLLDRRPYRFRPELDVAVLR